A portion of the Haemophilus influenzae genome contains these proteins:
- the ppc gene encoding phosphoenolpyruvate carboxylase encodes MTQEYSTLRNNISMLGRFLGETINDAQGEDILELIENIRKLSRNSRAGDDKARQALLDTLGSISNENIIPVARAFSQFLNLTNIAEQYQTISREHSLAQSSSQSLSELFKRLKEQNASVEEVHKTVEKLLIELVLTAHPTETTRRSLIHKHIEINKCLSKLEHHDLTEKERNIIERLLLRLIAEAWHTNEIRTVRPTPFDEAKWGFAMLENSLWQAVPEFLRQLNETAREFLGYDLSVGLKPVRISSWMGGDRDGNPFVTAQITKKVLYFARWKAADLFLQDISKLADELSMMKCSDEFRDKYGEHLEPYRFVVKNLRNQLTATLAYFDDHLSNRTPRVSESEIILEDNQLWEPLYDCYQSLIQCGMRIIANGSLLDILHRISCFGVTLSQMDIRQESTRHTDAIAEITRYIGLGDYSQWMEDDKQAFLIRELSSRRPLIPQNWTPSPETKEILDTCKVIAQQKQGVIACYVISMARSASDVLAVHLLLKEAGVPYHIPVVPLFETLEDLDAAEKVMTQLFNVGWYRGVINNRQMVMIGYSDSAKDAGMMAASWAQYRAQEALVNLTEKLGIELTLFHGRGGTIGRGGAPAHAALLSQPPRSLKNGLRVTEQGEMIRFKLGLPAVAVETFDLYASAILEANLLPPPEPKPEWRTIMDELSTISCDIYRGVVRADKDFVPYFRSATPEQELSKLPLGSRPAKRNPNGGVESLRAIPWIFAWMQNRLMLPAWLGAGAAIRQVIEQGKGDIIHKMCENWPFFSTRIGMLEMVFSKSDTWLSQQYDQRLVKKELWYLGENLRKQLEDDIQTVLSLSHQSELMSDLPWIADSIALRNIYTDPLNLLQVELLHRFRENPEQVNPDVEQALMITITGIAAGMRNTG; translated from the coding sequence ATGACACAAGAGTACAGTACTCTGCGCAATAACATTAGTATGTTAGGGCGTTTTCTCGGAGAAACCATCAATGATGCACAGGGCGAGGATATTCTCGAGTTAATCGAAAACATTCGTAAACTTTCTCGTAATTCTCGTGCTGGCGATGATAAAGCAAGACAAGCATTGCTCGATACGCTAGGTAGTATTTCTAATGAAAATATTATTCCCGTCGCACGTGCTTTCAGCCAATTTTTAAACCTCACTAACATAGCAGAACAATATCAAACAATTTCCCGTGAACATTCTCTTGCACAAAGTTCTTCTCAATCCTTAAGCGAACTTTTCAAACGCTTAAAAGAACAAAATGCTTCAGTGGAAGAGGTGCATAAAACCGTCGAAAAATTATTAATTGAGCTTGTTCTGACCGCACATCCAACAGAAACAACACGTCGTTCATTAATTCATAAACACATTGAAATCAATAAATGTTTAAGCAAGCTAGAACATCATGATTTAACGGAAAAAGAACGCAATATTATTGAGCGTCTATTACTTCGTTTAATCGCTGAAGCATGGCATACCAACGAAATTCGTACTGTTCGTCCAACACCATTTGATGAAGCGAAATGGGGCTTTGCGATGTTAGAAAACAGTTTGTGGCAAGCAGTGCCAGAGTTTTTACGCCAACTCAACGAAACCGCCCGTGAATTTTTAGGTTACGATTTGTCGGTGGGATTAAAACCTGTGCGTATTTCCTCTTGGATGGGCGGCGACCGTGATGGAAATCCATTTGTTACCGCACAAATTACCAAAAAAGTACTTTATTTTGCCCGCTGGAAAGCGGCGGATTTATTCTTACAAGACATCAGCAAATTAGCCGATGAACTTTCAATGATGAAATGTAGCGATGAATTTCGTGATAAATACGGCGAACATTTAGAACCCTATCGTTTCGTAGTAAAAAATTTACGCAATCAACTTACAGCAACATTAGCTTATTTTGATGATCACTTATCTAATCGCACACCAAGAGTCTCCGAAAGCGAGATTATTTTGGAAGATAATCAACTGTGGGAACCGCTTTACGATTGTTATCAATCTTTAATTCAATGTGGTATGCGCATTATTGCAAATGGTTCATTGTTGGATATTTTGCACCGTATTAGTTGTTTTGGCGTGACACTTTCCCAAATGGATATTCGCCAAGAAAGCACCCGTCACACCGATGCCATTGCTGAAATCACGCGCTATATTGGTTTGGGCGATTACTCTCAATGGATGGAAGACGATAAACAGGCTTTCTTAATTCGTGAATTAAGCTCTCGCCGTCCATTGATTCCGCAAAACTGGACGCCATCGCCTGAAACCAAAGAAATTTTAGATACTTGTAAAGTCATTGCTCAACAAAAACAAGGTGTAATAGCTTGTTATGTTATTTCGATGGCGCGCAGTGCATCTGATGTTTTAGCCGTTCATTTACTCTTAAAAGAAGCTGGCGTGCCATATCATATTCCTGTTGTGCCATTATTCGAAACCTTAGAGGATTTAGATGCAGCCGAAAAAGTGATGACTCAACTTTTCAATGTGGGTTGGTATCGTGGCGTGATCAATAATCGTCAAATGGTAATGATTGGTTATTCGGATTCAGCAAAAGATGCGGGAATGATGGCAGCCTCTTGGGCACAATACCGTGCGCAAGAAGCCTTAGTAAATTTAACAGAAAAACTTGGCATTGAACTCACTTTATTCCACGGACGTGGTGGCACAATTGGTCGTGGCGGTGCGCCAGCACATGCGGCATTACTTTCTCAGCCACCTCGTTCCTTAAAAAATGGTTTACGTGTAACAGAACAAGGCGAAATGATTCGTTTCAAACTGGGTTTACCCGCAGTAGCAGTAGAAACCTTTGATCTTTACGCCAGCGCCATTTTAGAAGCAAATCTTTTACCGCCACCAGAACCAAAACCAGAATGGCGTACTATAATGGACGAGCTTTCCACGATTTCTTGCGATATTTATCGTGGTGTGGTGCGTGCCGATAAAGATTTCGTGCCTTATTTCCGTAGTGCGACGCCAGAACAGGAGCTCTCCAAATTGCCGCTTGGCTCTCGCCCTGCAAAACGCAATCCAAATGGCGGCGTGGAAAGTTTACGTGCGATCCCGTGGATTTTTGCTTGGATGCAAAACCGTTTAATGCTGCCAGCTTGGTTAGGGGCTGGTGCAGCTATTCGTCAAGTTATTGAACAAGGCAAAGGCGATATTATTCATAAAATGTGCGAAAACTGGCCGTTCTTTTCAACGCGAATCGGAATGTTGGAAATGGTCTTTAGTAAATCGGATACTTGGCTTTCCCAACAATATGATCAACGATTAGTGAAAAAAGAGCTTTGGTATTTAGGTGAAAATTTACGTAAGCAACTTGAAGATGATATTCAAACTGTGCTTTCACTTTCTCACCAAAGTGAATTGATGTCTGATTTACCTTGGATTGCAGATTCAATTGCATTACGTAATATCTACACGGATCCACTCAATCTACTGCAAGTGGAATTGCTCCACCGTTTCCGTGAAAATCCAGAGCAAGTCAATCCCGATGTGGAACAAGCATTGATGATTACCATCACAGGTATCGCGGCTGGGATGCGCAATACGGGCTAG
- a CDS encoding YcjX family protein: MFNRVQKEINQIINRGFDRTLRLAVTGLSRSGKTAFITSLINQLLSINQHSSQNLPLFEAARNGSILAVKRVSQQDLSVPRFDYESNLNDLSQNPPQWFQSTRGVSETRLAIRFQRQSGLLRHLKERGTLYLDIFDYPGEWLLDLPLLNLDFQQWSQEQIKVTTGVRAELAQNWLSMLQNLDLSAVANEDVLAKIAKSYTDYLHQCKAQGMQFIQPGRFVLPSDLEGAPALQFFPLIHLSEEHWQTLKKTAKSNSYFAVLTKRYNYYRNKIVKGFYENYFSTFDRQVILADCLTPLNHSQQAFLDMQMGLNQLFNNFHYGSRNFLHRLFSPQIDRLMFVATKADHITRDQIPNLVSLMRQIVQEGGRHVEFEGIDTEYTAIAAVRTTKQVIVNQQGKEIKAIQGIRSIDKQLITLYPGTVPSKLPRAEFWQKQPHFDFDSFEPQPLEQGETIPHLRMDAVLQFLLSDRFE; the protein is encoded by the coding sequence ATGTTTAATCGGGTTCAAAAGGAAATCAATCAAATTATTAATCGTGGTTTTGACCGCACTTTGCGCTTGGCGGTGACGGGGTTAAGTCGGAGTGGAAAAACGGCGTTTATTACAAGTTTAATCAATCAACTTCTCTCCATTAATCAACATTCATCACAGAATTTGCCCTTGTTTGAAGCAGCGAGAAATGGTTCAATTTTGGCAGTCAAACGAGTATCCCAACAAGATCTCAGCGTGCCACGTTTTGATTATGAAAGTAATTTAAATGATTTGTCACAAAATCCGCCTCAATGGTTTCAATCTACTCGTGGCGTGAGTGAAACGCGTTTAGCAATTCGTTTTCAACGCCAATCTGGCTTGCTACGTCATTTGAAAGAACGAGGCACGCTTTATCTGGATATTTTTGATTATCCGGGAGAATGGCTGCTCGATTTGCCGTTGTTAAATTTAGATTTTCAACAATGGTCACAAGAGCAAATCAAGGTCACAACTGGCGTTCGTGCAGAATTGGCGCAAAATTGGCTTTCCATGTTGCAGAATTTGGATTTAAGTGCGGTCGCAAATGAAGATGTTTTAGCCAAGATAGCGAAAAGTTATACGGATTATTTACATCAATGCAAAGCGCAAGGCATGCAATTTATTCAGCCTGGGCGATTTGTATTGCCGAGTGATTTAGAGGGCGCGCCCGCATTACAATTTTTCCCATTAATTCATCTTTCGGAAGAACATTGGCAAACCTTGAAAAAAACAGCCAAATCGAATAGCTATTTTGCCGTGCTGACAAAACGTTATAATTATTATCGCAATAAAATTGTGAAAGGTTTTTACGAAAATTATTTTTCTACCTTTGATCGTCAAGTTATTTTGGCGGATTGTTTAACGCCTTTAAATCACAGTCAGCAAGCCTTTTTAGATATGCAAATGGGCTTAAATCAGTTATTTAATAATTTCCATTATGGCAGCAGAAATTTTCTTCATCGTTTGTTTTCTCCGCAAATTGATCGATTAATGTTTGTTGCGACCAAGGCGGATCATATTACTCGTGATCAAATTCCTAATTTAGTGAGTTTAATGCGCCAAATTGTGCAAGAGGGCGGTCGCCATGTAGAATTTGAAGGAATTGATACGGAATATACCGCCATTGCGGCTGTTCGTACCACAAAGCAAGTGATTGTGAATCAGCAAGGAAAAGAAATTAAAGCAATTCAAGGGATTCGTTCTATTGATAAACAGCTGATTACACTTTATCCAGGAACGGTGCCAAGTAAATTACCAAGAGCAGAATTTTGGCAAAAACAACCGCACTTTGATTTTGATAGTTTTGAACCTCAGCCTTTAGAACAAGGCGAAACTATTCCTCATTTGAGAATGGATGCTGTTTTACAATTTTTATTAAGTGATCGATTTGAATAA
- a CDS encoding ABC transporter substrate-binding protein, whose amino-acid sequence MLRLNLRFLSFLLCIIQSVELQAAPSVPTFLTENGLTYCTHASGFSFNPQTADAGTSMNVVTEQIYNKLFDIKNHSATLTPMLAQSYSISADGKEILLNLRHGVKFHQTPWFTPTRDFNAEDVVFSINRVLGHNTYLPTLAEANVTYSNPQYKVFHEQARKVRFPYFDSIKLNEKIKSVTALSPYQVKIELFEPDSSILSHLASQYAIIFSQEYAYQLSADDNLTQLDTHPVGTGPYQVKDYVYNQYVRLVRNENYWKKEAKIQNIIVDLSTDRNGRLVKFFNNECQIASYPEVSQIGLLKSNDKHYYMQSTDGMNLAYLAFNFEKPLMQDRTIREAISQSLNRARIIHNIYHNTATVANNIIPEVSWASSVNTPEFEFDYNPKIAKNKLADKNLLLNLWVINEEQVYNPAPFKMAEMIKWDLAQAGVKVKVRAVTRPFLTAQLRNQSENYDLILSGWLAGNLDPDGFMRPILSCGTKNELTNLSNWCNEEFDQFMDRAITTSHLSSRAKSYNEAQELVLRELPIIPIANVKRILVANSRVKGVKMTPFGSLDFSTLYFIQEKH is encoded by the coding sequence ATGTTACGTCTAAATCTGAGATTTTTATCTTTTCTGCTCTGTATAATCCAAAGTGTAGAATTACAGGCTGCGCCAAGTGTTCCAACATTTTTAACTGAAAATGGCTTAACTTATTGCACCCACGCTTCAGGTTTTTCATTTAATCCGCAAACGGCAGATGCAGGAACCAGTATGAATGTGGTCACGGAACAAATTTATAACAAATTATTTGATATAAAAAATCACAGTGCAACATTAACACCAATGCTGGCGCAATCTTATTCCATTTCAGCTGATGGTAAAGAAATTTTATTAAATTTACGTCACGGCGTAAAATTTCACCAAACCCCTTGGTTTACCCCAACACGTGATTTTAACGCTGAAGACGTAGTATTTTCGATTAATCGTGTATTAGGGCATAATACTTATTTACCAACCTTAGCTGAGGCGAATGTTACCTATAGTAACCCACAATATAAAGTGTTTCACGAACAAGCAAGAAAAGTGCGTTTTCCTTATTTTGATAGCATTAAACTTAACGAAAAAATCAAATCTGTGACCGCACTTTCGCCTTATCAAGTAAAAATTGAATTATTTGAGCCAGATTCCTCCATCTTGTCGCATCTTGCCAGCCAGTATGCCATTATTTTTTCACAAGAATATGCCTATCAATTAAGCGCAGATGACAACCTTACTCAATTAGATACCCACCCAGTAGGCACAGGGCCTTATCAAGTAAAAGATTATGTATATAACCAATATGTTCGCTTAGTGCGTAACGAAAACTATTGGAAAAAAGAAGCAAAAATTCAAAATATTATCGTGGATTTATCTACTGATAGAAACGGGCGACTCGTCAAATTTTTCAATAATGAATGTCAAATAGCCTCTTATCCTGAAGTGAGCCAAATTGGCTTATTAAAGAGCAACGATAAGCACTACTATATGCAATCCACTGACGGAATGAATTTGGCATATCTTGCCTTCAATTTTGAAAAGCCATTGATGCAGGATCGCACCATTCGAGAAGCTATCTCACAAAGTTTGAACCGCGCACGTATTATTCACAACATCTATCACAATACTGCGACAGTGGCGAATAACATTATTCCTGAAGTATCTTGGGCTTCAAGTGTCAATACGCCAGAATTTGAGTTTGATTACAATCCCAAAATCGCCAAAAATAAATTAGCAGATAAAAACCTTTTGTTAAATTTATGGGTAATTAATGAAGAACAAGTCTATAATCCTGCACCTTTTAAAATGGCTGAAATGATAAAATGGGATTTAGCTCAAGCGGGTGTGAAAGTTAAAGTGCGTGCCGTAACTCGTCCATTTTTAACTGCGCAATTACGCAATCAATCGGAAAATTATGATTTGATTCTATCTGGTTGGTTAGCTGGTAATCTTGATCCTGATGGTTTTATGCGTCCAATTTTAAGCTGTGGAACAAAAAATGAACTCACTAATTTATCTAATTGGTGTAATGAAGAATTTGATCAATTTATGGATCGTGCCATTACCACCTCACATTTAAGTTCACGCGCAAAATCCTATAATGAAGCCCAAGAACTCGTTTTACGTGAATTACCCATTATTCCTATTGCCAATGTAAAACGAATTTTAGTCGCAAATAGTCGTGTGAAAGGAGTAAAAATGACGCCTTTTGGTAGCTTAGATTTTTCCACTTTATATTTTATTCAGGAGAAACACTAA
- a CDS encoding ABC transporter permease: MLWSALRHILWVALLLLVLSLLGFVILLRDPLNANLVTQNIYIGYFHYLGTLLQGDFGITYNGGKSLMNLILTVLPPTLELCFITLFLAFIFGLPLGIISAVNSEQVFAKSLQSLSYVGLSIPIFWLAPILLYVAALSHWEIAAIGQYNLLYEIKSITGFPVIDMWFMEVPYRTKIVQNILQHLALPTLVLCILPTMEIIRIIHQRAEYILNQNFSKVATTRGWSKWKILHQYVFRNTFPLLVPQVPRVFTLVLTQCMLVETALGWPGIGRWLINAVNEQDYNSIAAGVIVIGVCIILIDTFTKIFTFILDPFKKKGWYAK, from the coding sequence ATGTTATGGTCGGCTCTTCGCCATATTCTGTGGGTGGCATTATTATTACTCGTATTATCGCTATTAGGCTTTGTCATTTTATTGCGCGATCCTCTTAATGCGAATCTTGTTACACAAAACATTTATATCGGCTATTTCCATTATTTAGGCACCTTGTTACAAGGTGATTTTGGCATTACCTATAACGGTGGAAAATCATTAATGAACCTTATTCTTACGGTTCTTCCTCCCACATTGGAACTTTGTTTCATTACATTGTTTTTGGCATTTATTTTTGGTTTGCCACTTGGCATTATAAGTGCGGTCAATTCTGAACAAGTTTTTGCAAAAAGTTTACAGAGCTTATCTTATGTAGGGCTATCTATTCCAATATTTTGGTTAGCCCCTATTTTACTGTACGTTGCCGCGCTCTCACATTGGGAAATTGCCGCTATTGGACAATATAATTTGCTTTACGAAATTAAATCCATTACGGGATTTCCTGTTATTGATATGTGGTTTATGGAAGTGCCTTATCGTACAAAAATCGTACAAAATATATTGCAACATTTAGCCTTACCAACATTGGTATTGTGTATTTTGCCAACAATGGAAATTATCCGCATTATTCATCAACGAGCAGAATATATTTTGAATCAAAATTTTTCTAAAGTAGCGACAACACGGGGTTGGTCAAAATGGAAAATTCTCCATCAATACGTATTCCGTAATACTTTTCCCCTACTTGTTCCACAAGTACCACGTGTATTCACATTAGTATTAACGCAATGTATGTTGGTAGAAACGGCTTTAGGTTGGCCTGGCATTGGTCGTTGGTTAATTAATGCCGTAAATGAACAAGATTACAACAGCATTGCCGCAGGTGTAATTGTTATTGGTGTATGTATTATTTTGATTGATACATTCACTAAAATATTCACTTTTATACTCGATCCATTTAAAAAGAAAGGTTGGTATGCAAAATAA